The Methanolacinia petrolearia DSM 11571 genome has a segment encoding these proteins:
- a CDS encoding type IV pilin, with protein MKFMTNEEGVSPVIGVILMVAITVILAAVISVFVFGLAGDLESSSQKDVTIKTGTNDDGEITFTIFAGKNVEQITDIAWANSTQNETLTGNFTIGYINTTGWSKDASGTVTFTAEFTDGSKQIVASVP; from the coding sequence GAGGGTGTATCACCGGTCATCGGTGTCATCCTTATGGTGGCAATAACGGTAATTCTGGCAGCAGTTATTTCCGTATTCGTCTTCGGACTTGCCGGGGATCTTGAGAGCAGTTCGCAGAAGGATGTTACGATCAAGACCGGAACAAATGATGACGGAGAGATCACATTCACGATATTTGCAGGAAAAAATGTTGAACAGATAACTGATATTGCGTGGGCAAACAGTACACAAAATGAAACCTTAACTGGGAACTTTACAATCGGTTATATCAACACAACCGGCTGGAGCAAGGATGCTTCCGGAACAGTAACGTTTACAGCAGAATTTACAGACGGTAGCAAACAGATTGTTGCCAGCGTCCCATAA
- a CDS encoding DUF447 domain-containing protein has translation MGLLGEGINEIIATTRNNAAPIGIIVKDGSLRMVLFHGTHTLENIRRDGWVVANIVHDPVIYVKTAFDDLPEDFFCNETYGDLEVQRLKDASAWIAFKTEIERESGEAAIVRLVPVAEEIIDNSIYPVNRGFNSVIEATVHGTRYVMNRDPWLKQLIDHHASLVRKCGGSREREALELLLGYIME, from the coding sequence ATGGGACTCTTAGGCGAAGGGATCAATGAGATCATTGCGACGACAAGAAACAATGCGGCACCTATCGGGATTATCGTAAAAGACGGTTCTCTAAGGATGGTTCTCTTTCACGGTACGCATACGCTTGAAAACATTCGCAGGGACGGCTGGGTCGTCGCCAATATCGTCCATGATCCTGTAATCTATGTAAAAACGGCCTTCGACGATCTTCCTGAGGATTTTTTCTGCAATGAGACTTACGGTGATCTGGAAGTCCAGCGCCTGAAAGATGCATCGGCATGGATTGCTTTCAAAACCGAAATAGAGAGGGAATCGGGCGAAGCAGCGATTGTCAGGCTGGTCCCTGTGGCCGAAGAGATAATTGACAACAGTATTTACCCTGTAAACAGGGGTTTCAACAGCGTAATCGAGGCGACCGTGCACGGGACGAGATATGTCATGAACCGGGATCCGTGGCTGAAGCAGCTTATTGATCACCATGCCTCCCTTGTCCGGAAATGCGGGGGAAGTCGCGAGAGAGAGGCTCTTGAGCTTCTGCTTGGATATATTATGGAATAA